In a single window of the Candidatus Cloacimonadota bacterium genome:
- a CDS encoding DNA polymerase III subunit delta': MFREIKGQSSALQILKLAMDNDRIAQAYLFHGSDGVGKFTTALYFGMALNCLSKSEFRPCGVCSSCRKFLALDHPDLLYVFPTPNLGLNLDGEITKTEYKKEYEGYVRGKIDTPWEDYQFSSNIMIRVESVNWLIKRLSLSAYEASHRVCIIEDADQMNIPTSNAFLKTLEEPPPATVIILITNNPSQLLPTVVSRCQPVRFQPVTPRVIEGILRDRFNVSQELARTASHIADGSVKRAIHFAQNESSELRERAFEILELAAAGKDLAHFRSLQGQSRKYTAENAIEILRYSSLFAGDLNLVEDSPDEVVNVDKRDFLRSARQQLELVDPADLTDRVINFVLLMEDHIRKLRGNANLQLVMLNLYFQWKQLLRA; the protein is encoded by the coding sequence ATGTTCCGCGAAATCAAAGGCCAGTCCAGCGCTCTGCAGATCCTGAAGCTGGCCATGGACAACGACCGGATCGCCCAAGCCTATCTTTTCCACGGCAGCGACGGCGTGGGCAAATTCACCACCGCCCTCTACTTTGGCATGGCGCTGAACTGCCTTTCCAAGAGTGAATTCCGCCCCTGCGGGGTATGCTCCTCCTGCCGCAAATTCCTGGCGCTGGACCATCCCGACCTGCTCTACGTCTTCCCCACCCCCAATCTGGGCCTCAATCTGGACGGCGAGATCACCAAGACGGAATACAAAAAGGAATACGAAGGCTACGTCCGCGGCAAGATCGACACCCCCTGGGAGGACTACCAGTTCAGCTCCAACATCATGATCCGCGTGGAAAGCGTCAACTGGCTGATCAAACGCCTCAGCCTCTCCGCCTATGAGGCCTCCCACCGCGTGTGCATCATCGAAGACGCCGACCAGATGAACATCCCCACCTCCAACGCCTTCCTCAAAACCCTGGAAGAGCCGCCGCCGGCCACAGTGATCATCCTGATCACCAACAACCCTTCCCAACTGCTGCCCACAGTGGTTTCCCGCTGCCAGCCGGTGCGCTTTCAGCCTGTGACCCCGCGCGTGATCGAAGGCATCCTGCGCGACCGCTTCAACGTCTCCCAGGAGCTCGCCCGCACCGCCTCCCACATCGCCGACGGCAGCGTGAAGCGCGCCATCCACTTTGCCCAAAACGAGTCCTCGGAACTGCGCGAACGGGCCTTCGAGATCCTGGAGCTGGCCGCCGCGGGCAAGGACCTCGCCCATTTCCGCTCGCTGCAGGGGCAGTCGCGCAAATACACGGCGGAAAACGCGATCGAGATCCTGCGCTACAGCAGCCTGTTCGCCGGAGACCTGAACCTGGTGGAGGACTCCCCCGACGAGGTGGTGAACGTGGACAAGAGGGATTTCCTGCGCTCCGCGAGGCAACAACTGGAGCTGGTGGACCCCGCCGATCTCACGGACCGGGTGATCAACTTTGTGCTGCTGATGGAGGATCATATCCGCAAACTGCGCGGCAACGCCAATCTGCAGCTGGTGATGCTCAACCTCTACTTCCAGTGGAAACAGCTGCTACGGGCCTGA
- a CDS encoding GNAT family N-acetyltransferase → MKYFRKLVGEKCYLSPISLDDTERFTEWVNDMEMGLFMLFSTDVLDLDREREILSQIRRNNVSFAIVDKASDEAIGICGLVNVDQVHRHANFGIFIGDKACWNKGIGTEATQLILDHAFNNINLNNVSLEVYDFNQRAISCYEKVGFKYVGRRRKFIFKAGTYHDVLIYDILAEEFASPRVKETFARATGKGDSQK, encoded by the coding sequence ATGAAATATTTTAGGAAACTGGTGGGCGAAAAATGTTACCTGTCGCCGATCTCGCTGGACGACACGGAGCGCTTCACCGAATGGGTGAACGACATGGAGATGGGCCTGTTCATGCTGTTTTCCACGGACGTCCTGGACCTGGACAGGGAGCGCGAGATCCTCAGCCAGATCAGGCGGAACAATGTGTCCTTCGCCATTGTGGACAAGGCATCGGACGAGGCGATCGGGATCTGCGGGCTGGTAAACGTTGACCAGGTGCACCGCCATGCTAATTTCGGCATCTTCATCGGCGACAAGGCCTGCTGGAACAAAGGCATCGGCACGGAGGCCACCCAGCTCATCCTGGACCACGCTTTCAACAACATCAACCTGAACAACGTCAGCCTGGAGGTTTACGACTTCAACCAGCGCGCCATCAGCTGTTACGAGAAGGTTGGCTTCAAATACGTGGGCCGGCGCCGCAAGTTCATCTTCAAGGCCGGCACCTATCACGACGTTTTGATCTACGACATCCTGGCGGAGGAATTCGCCAGCCCCCGGGTGAAGGAAACCTTTGCCCGCGCCACCGGCAAAGGCGACAGCCAAAAATAG
- the murJ gene encoding murein biosynthesis integral membrane protein MurJ — translation MSDNKLVRNISVMSFAIFLSRIMGLIRDQLMAFCFGTTFLNDAFVVGYKIPNLLRSLFGEGALSASFVPIYNEIGIKEDRKTQINFALQVLGILSSFLLTLTVIGIVFAPWIVKLLYPGLAPQTYKLAVLLTRIMFPYLFWIGLSSTMIAILNSHERFFMTGLSSALLNLGMILSMVIPRFVFKLEGEELVRWAAWGVFGGGFLQTVINFPYLKQFGYPFKLFVRFGGEALKTMWTRFLPSLIGVGIREINLVADSLMASFLAVGSISALEYGYRLFQFPLGMFAVSTGMVLLPTFSRQVTKGEWPELSQNLRVAAVNLIYLMLPITTLIIALGGDLVQVVFQRGAFDAKASLWTQQALIFYSLGLIFFSFNQTLTPLFYANKDTRTPMRIAAAMVALNIVLNFILMQFLQHRGLAFATSLTAMANFGIQYHLIRKKMPQISFAGILPNLLKTLGICALMLALLLVANHFYQPRGFWPQLFKLGLLGTASLLFFYGFGLLLKLDFLAQARDRLWNRFRRK, via the coding sequence ATGAGCGACAACAAACTGGTGCGTAACATCAGCGTGATGTCCTTCGCCATCTTCCTGAGCAGGATCATGGGGCTGATCCGCGACCAATTGATGGCCTTCTGTTTTGGCACCACCTTTCTCAACGACGCCTTCGTGGTGGGCTACAAGATCCCGAACCTGCTGCGTTCGCTGTTTGGGGAGGGCGCGCTATCGGCGTCCTTTGTGCCCATCTACAACGAGATCGGCATCAAAGAGGACCGCAAGACCCAGATCAACTTCGCGCTGCAGGTGCTGGGCATCCTCTCATCGTTTTTGCTCACGCTCACCGTGATCGGGATCGTCTTCGCGCCCTGGATCGTGAAGCTGCTCTACCCCGGGCTGGCGCCCCAAACCTACAAACTGGCCGTGCTGCTCACCCGCATCATGTTTCCCTATCTGTTCTGGATCGGACTTTCCTCCACCATGATCGCCATCCTCAATTCCCACGAACGCTTTTTTATGACCGGCCTCTCCTCCGCGCTGCTGAACCTGGGCATGATCCTGAGCATGGTGATCCCCCGCTTCGTTTTCAAGCTCGAGGGCGAAGAGCTGGTCCGCTGGGCTGCCTGGGGTGTGTTTGGCGGCGGTTTTTTGCAGACGGTCATCAACTTTCCCTACCTCAAACAGTTCGGGTATCCCTTCAAACTCTTCGTGCGCTTTGGCGGCGAGGCCCTGAAAACGATGTGGACCCGCTTTCTGCCCTCGCTGATCGGTGTGGGCATCCGCGAGATCAACCTGGTGGCCGATAGCCTCATGGCCTCGTTCTTGGCCGTGGGCAGCATTTCCGCGCTGGAATACGGCTACCGCCTCTTCCAATTTCCCCTGGGTATGTTCGCCGTTTCCACCGGCATGGTGTTGCTGCCCACTTTTTCCAGGCAGGTAACCAAGGGCGAATGGCCGGAGCTTTCCCAAAACCTGCGCGTGGCGGCGGTGAACCTCATCTACCTGATGCTGCCGATCACCACGCTGATCATCGCATTGGGCGGCGACCTCGTGCAGGTGGTGTTCCAACGCGGGGCCTTCGACGCCAAGGCCAGCCTCTGGACCCAGCAGGCCCTCATCTTCTACAGCCTCGGCCTCATCTTTTTCAGCTTCAACCAAACCCTCACCCCGCTCTTTTACGCCAACAAGGACACCCGCACCCCCATGCGGATCGCCGCCGCCATGGTGGCCCTGAACATCGTGCTGAACTTCATCCTGATGCAGTTCCTGCAGCATCGTGGGCTGGCCTTCGCCACCTCCCTCACCGCGATGGCCAATTTCGGCATCCAATATCACCTCATCCGCAAAAAAATGCCCCAGATCAGCTTCGCGGGGATCCTGCCCAATCTGCTGAAGACCCTGGGCATTTGCGCGCTGATGCTGGCTTTGCTGCTTGTGGCCAACCACTTTTACCAGCCGCGGGGATTCTGGCCCCAGCTGTTCAAGCTGGGCTTGCTGGGAACG